The Methanocella arvoryzae MRE50 genome includes a region encoding these proteins:
- a CDS encoding NYN domain-containing protein encodes MQEASENNSSNKNIAMLIDGDNAQPSLIEEMLSEAGKYGNVTVRRIYGDWTMSSMNSWKDYLHKHAFQPIQQFRYTKGKNATDSAMIIDAMDILYAGHVDGFCIVSSDSDYTKLATRLRESGLFVMGIGRKDTPQSFVKACVIFTFVENLSPDEEETPEKASNSHKTPSRARTHKKLDKFAINLLKRAYEMGVSKEGEWVDLSTLANNLYKIEPSFDSREYGFSQLQLLVKATNLYDVERSRLKGPSQSYIRLK; translated from the coding sequence TTGCAGGAAGCCAGCGAAAACAACTCGAGTAACAAGAACATCGCCATGCTCATCGATGGCGACAACGCGCAGCCCTCCCTCATAGAGGAGATGCTGTCCGAAGCGGGTAAATACGGGAACGTCACGGTAAGGCGGATCTACGGCGACTGGACCATGTCCAGCATGAACAGCTGGAAAGACTACCTCCACAAGCACGCCTTCCAGCCGATCCAGCAGTTCCGGTACACCAAGGGCAAGAACGCTACTGACAGCGCCATGATCATCGACGCCATGGACATTTTATACGCCGGCCACGTCGACGGGTTCTGCATCGTCTCCAGCGACAGCGACTACACGAAATTAGCCACCCGGCTCAGGGAATCCGGCTTATTCGTCATGGGCATCGGCCGCAAGGACACCCCCCAGAGCTTCGTGAAAGCCTGTGTCATCTTCACTTTTGTAGAAAACCTCTCCCCGGACGAAGAAGAGACCCCCGAAAAGGCCAGCAACAGCCACAAAACACCCTCCAGGGCCCGGACCCACAAGAAACTCGACAAGTTCGCGATCAACCTGCTCAAAAGGGCGTATGAAATGGGCGTCAGCAAAGAAGGCGAATGGGTCGACCTCTCCACGCTCGCCAATAATTTATACAAGATCGAGCCCAGCTTCGACTCCCGCGAGTATGGCTTCAGCCAGCTTCAGCTGCTGGTCAAAGCCACGAACCTGTACGATGTCGAAAGATCCAGGCTTAAAGGGCCGAGCCAGAGCTACATTCGGCTGAAATAA
- the cofC gene encoding 2-phospho-L-lactate guanylyltransferase, whose translation MKAIVPFKVVNVKSRLASLLTPEERSELAKLMLRDITSTLAAAGVEVELLTTQPFEWDGATVIVSEKELNPALNDYLLANDSPVMIVMADIPLITEKNVRDMLASPADIVICPGRGGGTNVQLIRRPDKYHVDYYGASFMDHMRIAQENGLTTEVFDSFNVSSDIDEAGDLIELYIHGKGDAAKYLRSITVLDDSKGRVRVVKEESNLRAVRIPGKMTG comes from the coding sequence ATGAAGGCTATTGTCCCCTTTAAGGTTGTCAACGTCAAGTCCCGGCTGGCGTCGCTGCTCACCCCGGAGGAGCGCAGCGAACTGGCAAAGCTGATGCTGCGGGACATCACTTCCACCCTCGCCGCAGCGGGCGTGGAGGTCGAGCTGCTGACGACGCAGCCCTTCGAGTGGGACGGGGCCACAGTGATCGTGAGCGAGAAGGAGCTCAACCCCGCGCTGAACGACTACCTGCTGGCGAACGACAGCCCGGTCATGATCGTCATGGCCGACATACCCCTGATTACGGAGAAGAACGTCAGGGACATGCTCGCCAGTCCCGCCGATATTGTAATATGCCCCGGCAGAGGCGGCGGCACCAACGTCCAGCTCATCCGCAGGCCCGACAAGTACCACGTCGACTACTACGGCGCCAGCTTCATGGATCACATGCGGATCGCTCAGGAGAACGGGCTGACTACTGAAGTGTTCGACTCGTTCAACGTGTCCAGCGACATCGACGAGGCCGGCGACCTGATAGAATTATATATCCACGGCAAGGGCGACGCCGCAAAATACCTGCGCTCCATCACCGTTTTAGACGACAGCAAGGGCAGGGTGCGCGTCGTGAAAGAGGAGAGCAACCTCCGTGCTGTCCGGATTCCGGGCAAGATGACGGGCTAA
- a CDS encoding roadblock/LC7 domain-containing protein, with product MKLPTGARLAESEASVADLLKQYGLNFKGSINVHSASHGLGGDGFILMDNGTVLAAAYSMLRITLYQFSAIERMMALPGVRSEIVSLTDEEIRKIVAENQHAAIVSPENGAPATAPAQGTATGPATPEAQEASGPASYEQLVSAFAAIPGVIGSALVAEGFPVYQQGNDVDFEHVAAATEDMVRAGTRIAGELQLGETGQIILETPDYKVIIAPVSDMFLCVLARADTNLGLIRLNIRNAQRIRDD from the coding sequence TTGAAGCTACCGACAGGCGCCCGCCTGGCAGAATCAGAGGCAAGCGTAGCTGACCTGCTCAAGCAGTACGGCCTGAACTTCAAAGGCTCGATCAACGTGCACAGCGCGAGCCACGGCCTCGGCGGCGACGGCTTCATCCTGATGGACAACGGCACAGTGCTGGCCGCAGCCTACTCGATGCTGCGCATCACCCTGTACCAGTTCAGCGCCATCGAGCGCATGATGGCACTGCCCGGGGTGCGCTCCGAGATCGTCAGCCTCACCGATGAAGAGATCCGTAAAATCGTGGCTGAGAACCAGCACGCGGCCATCGTCTCGCCAGAAAACGGAGCTCCGGCGACAGCCCCGGCACAGGGAACCGCCACAGGCCCCGCTACACCGGAGGCACAGGAAGCCAGCGGCCCTGCAAGCTACGAACAACTGGTCTCGGCCTTCGCCGCCATCCCGGGAGTCATCGGCTCCGCGCTCGTCGCCGAAGGCTTCCCCGTATACCAGCAGGGAAACGACGTCGACTTCGAGCACGTCGCCGCCGCCACCGAGGACATGGTCCGGGCAGGCACCCGCATCGCGGGAGAACTGCAGCTGGGAGAGACCGGGCAGATCATCCTCGAAACGCCGGACTACAAGGTCATCATAGCGCCGGTAAGCGACATGTTCCTGTGCGTGCTCGCGAGGGCCGACACAAATCTCGGCCTGATCCGGCTGAACATCAGGAACGCCCAGCGCATCAGGGACGATTGA
- the minD gene encoding cell division ATPase MinD, which produces MTKVYTIASGKGGTGKTMTTVNLGTSLAMLGKRTIVLDADIGMANLGLVLGLEKSKITLHEVLAGKADISQAVYELPTGLKVVPSGISLQGFQNADPDRLQFVMSKLVADADYILIDAPAGISKDGVIPLAIADEVLLVVNPELSSMADAVKTKVLTEMVGGAIGGIILNRASAEKTELTAQKIGDIMGVKVLEVIPEDPSVRRAAAFKTPVVVKYPDSSAAIAYRRLAGKIAGSKTVEPLQASGQKREGFIDRLARSLFKGV; this is translated from the coding sequence ATGACAAAAGTATACACAATCGCTTCGGGAAAAGGCGGTACAGGCAAGACGATGACGACGGTGAACCTCGGCACGTCCCTGGCCATGCTCGGCAAGCGCACCATCGTGCTGGACGCCGACATCGGCATGGCCAACCTCGGCCTGGTCCTGGGGCTGGAAAAAAGCAAGATCACGCTGCACGAGGTGCTCGCGGGCAAGGCCGACATTTCCCAGGCCGTCTACGAGCTGCCCACCGGCCTGAAGGTCGTCCCCAGCGGCATATCGCTGCAGGGCTTCCAGAACGCAGACCCGGACCGGCTGCAGTTCGTGATGAGCAAGCTGGTCGCGGACGCCGATTATATCCTCATAGATGCCCCCGCGGGCATCAGCAAGGACGGCGTGATACCGCTGGCCATAGCCGACGAAGTTTTACTCGTGGTCAACCCCGAGCTGTCCTCCATGGCAGACGCGGTCAAGACCAAGGTGCTCACCGAGATGGTGGGCGGCGCCATCGGCGGCATCATCCTCAACAGGGCGTCCGCGGAGAAAACCGAGCTGACCGCCCAGAAGATAGGAGACATCATGGGCGTCAAGGTGCTCGAGGTCATCCCCGAGGACCCAAGCGTCAGAAGAGCTGCAGCCTTCAAGACTCCCGTAGTCGTGAAGTACCCGGACAGCTCCGCTGCCATCGCCTACAGGCGCCTCGCCGGCAAGATCGCAGGATCGAAGACCGTGGAACCGCTGCAAGCCTCCGGACAGAAACGCGAAGGTTTCATCGACAGGCTGGCAAGATCACTGTTCAAGGGGGTTTAA